The following proteins come from a genomic window of Sphingosinicella flava:
- the paaZ gene encoding phenylacetic acid degradation bifunctional protein PaaZ — protein sequence MKTLNLLNYAQDGWYQAPGGLAEVQSAVTGEVIATTGSQGLDFKAMLDHARTVGGPALRAMTFHERAWMLKDLANAIMARKEELYALNYQTGATRTDGWIDIEGGAGTLYSFSSKGRRELPNQRVLIDGNMEPLSKGGTFVGQHVWTSLQGVAVHINAFNFPVWGMLEKLAPTFLAGVPAIVKPASSTGYLAEQCVRIMLEADVLPKGALQLVMGGVGDLMDHLTCQDVVSFTGSAATAMKLQSHPVIARESVRFIAERDSLNASILGPDAGPGTPEFDLFVKEVAREMTVKAGQKCTAIRRAMAPAEHIDAVQEALSARLAKVKIGDPREEGVTMGALASRSQLEAVRSAVEELSKSARIVSGDPAASPVQGNGAFIEPILLRSDDPWGSDAVHDVEAFGPVSTIMPYRDLADAVALANRGMGSLALSLFTFDPKVAEEFVLGAGAFHGRMMILDRTSAKESTGHGSPLPVLVHGGPGRAGGGEEMGGVRGVTHYMQRTALQGSPALLSGIVKQWLPGAPKPEGDVHPFRKRISELEVGYTLKTASRTVTLEDVEHFAHFTGDTFYAHMDEEAAKASPIFEGRVAHGYLILSFAAGLFVEPAPGPVLANTGLENLRFMTPLYPGDSMRVELTVKSKSVRDEEKGEVRWAVYIFNQKDEVVATYDLLTMNRP from the coding sequence ATGAAAACCCTGAACCTTCTGAATTATGCGCAGGACGGCTGGTACCAGGCGCCGGGCGGGCTCGCCGAGGTGCAGAGCGCCGTCACCGGCGAGGTGATCGCGACGACCGGCAGCCAGGGCCTCGATTTCAAGGCGATGCTGGATCATGCCCGGACCGTCGGCGGCCCTGCCTTGCGCGCGATGACCTTCCACGAACGTGCCTGGATGCTGAAGGATCTCGCCAACGCGATCATGGCGCGCAAGGAGGAGCTCTACGCCCTCAATTACCAGACCGGCGCGACGCGCACCGACGGGTGGATCGATATCGAAGGCGGCGCGGGCACGCTTTATTCTTTCTCGTCCAAAGGGCGGCGGGAGCTTCCCAATCAGCGGGTGCTGATCGACGGCAATATGGAGCCGCTGTCGAAGGGCGGTACGTTCGTCGGGCAGCATGTGTGGACCTCGCTCCAAGGCGTCGCGGTCCACATCAACGCCTTCAACTTCCCGGTATGGGGGATGCTGGAGAAGCTGGCGCCCACCTTCCTCGCGGGTGTGCCGGCGATCGTGAAGCCGGCATCGTCGACCGGCTATCTCGCCGAACAGTGCGTGCGCATCATGCTGGAGGCAGATGTGCTGCCGAAGGGCGCGCTGCAGCTCGTCATGGGCGGGGTCGGCGACCTGATGGATCATCTGACCTGCCAGGACGTGGTATCCTTCACCGGCTCCGCCGCGACCGCGATGAAGTTGCAATCCCATCCGGTGATCGCGCGGGAAAGCGTGCGCTTCATCGCCGAGCGGGACAGTTTGAACGCCTCGATCCTCGGCCCCGACGCTGGGCCCGGAACGCCGGAATTCGACCTGTTCGTCAAGGAAGTGGCGCGCGAGATGACGGTGAAAGCGGGGCAAAAATGCACTGCCATTCGCCGCGCCATGGCGCCTGCCGAACATATCGATGCGGTGCAGGAGGCGCTCTCCGCCCGTCTCGCCAAGGTGAAGATCGGTGACCCCCGTGAGGAAGGCGTGACGATGGGCGCGCTCGCCAGCCGGTCCCAGCTCGAGGCGGTGCGGTCGGCGGTCGAGGAATTGAGCAAATCGGCGCGCATCGTGTCGGGCGACCCCGCCGCCTCGCCGGTTCAGGGCAACGGCGCCTTCATCGAGCCGATCCTGCTGCGGTCGGACGATCCGTGGGGATCCGACGCCGTGCATGACGTGGAGGCGTTCGGCCCAGTGTCGACGATCATGCCCTATCGCGATCTGGCCGACGCGGTCGCGCTGGCGAACCGGGGCATGGGCAGCCTGGCGCTATCGCTCTTCACCTTCGATCCGAAGGTCGCGGAAGAGTTCGTGCTGGGCGCGGGCGCGTTCCACGGCCGCATGATGATCCTCGACCGCACATCGGCGAAGGAATCGACCGGCCACGGCTCCCCCCTCCCCGTCCTGGTCCATGGCGGCCCGGGCCGCGCGGGCGGCGGCGAAGAAATGGGCGGCGTGCGCGGCGTCACGCATTATATGCAGCGCACCGCGCTTCAGGGCTCTCCCGCCTTGCTGTCGGGCATCGTCAAGCAATGGCTGCCCGGCGCGCCGAAGCCGGAGGGCGATGTGCACCCCTTCCGCAAGCGGATTTCGGAACTGGAGGTGGGTTATACGCTCAAGACCGCGAGCCGCACCGTTACGCTGGAGGATGTGGAGCATTTCGCCCATTTCACCGGCGACACCTTCTACGCTCATATGGATGAGGAAGCCGCCAAGGCGAGCCCGATCTTCGAGGGCCGCGTGGCGCACGGCTATCTGATCCTGTCCTTCGCCGCCGGATTGTTCGTGGAGCCCGCGCCCGGCCCGGTGCTCGCCAATACCGGCCTTGAAAACCTCCGCTTCATGACGCCGCTTTATCCGGGCGACAGCATGCGCGTGGAATTGACGGTCAAGTCGAAGAGCGTCCGGGACGAAGAAAAAGGCGAGGTCCGCTGGGCCGTCTACATCTTCAACCAGAAGGACGAGGTGGTCGCGACCTACGATCTGCTGACGATGAACCGGCCTTAG
- the paaG gene encoding 2-(1,2-epoxy-1,2-dihydrophenyl)acetyl-CoA isomerase PaaG: MAYETIDFKVEGGVARLTLNRPDRLNSFTVQMHEEVADALDNLGGARTLVLTGAGRGFCAGQDLNDRAVAPGEAVDLGESVERRYNPLIRRLTSLPVPVIARVNGVAAGAGANIALACDIVIAAKSAKFIQSFAAIGLIPDSGGTWVLPRLVGQARALGLALTGEPLAAEKAAEWGLIWKAVEDEALDAEVDALAARFASGPTRGLAAIKKMIRESWDHRLDEELDLQRDMMRELGFSQDYKEGVAAFMEKRTPNFTGR, translated from the coding sequence ATGGCTTACGAAACCATCGACTTCAAGGTGGAAGGCGGCGTTGCGCGCCTCACCCTCAACCGCCCCGATCGACTGAACAGCTTCACCGTGCAGATGCATGAAGAAGTGGCCGACGCGCTGGACAATCTGGGCGGCGCGCGGACCCTGGTGCTGACCGGCGCGGGGCGCGGCTTTTGCGCGGGGCAGGATCTCAATGACCGCGCGGTGGCGCCGGGCGAGGCGGTCGACCTCGGGGAATCGGTGGAGAGACGCTACAATCCGCTGATCCGGCGGCTGACGTCCCTGCCGGTGCCGGTGATCGCGCGGGTGAACGGCGTGGCGGCGGGAGCGGGAGCGAATATCGCACTCGCCTGCGACATCGTGATCGCCGCGAAATCGGCCAAGTTCATCCAGTCCTTCGCCGCCATCGGGCTTATTCCGGACAGCGGCGGGACGTGGGTGTTGCCCCGCTTGGTGGGCCAGGCGCGGGCGCTGGGGCTGGCTTTGACCGGCGAGCCTTTGGCGGCGGAGAAAGCGGCCGAATGGGGGCTGATCTGGAAGGCGGTGGAGGATGAAGCGCTGGACGCGGAAGTGGATGCGCTTGCCGCCCGCTTTGCTTCTGGCCCGACGCGGGGCTTGGCGGCGATCAAGAAGATGATCCGCGAAAGCTGGGATCATCGGCTGGACGAGGAACTGGACCTTCAGCGCGACATGATGCGGGAGCTGGGATTCAGCCAAGATTACAAGGAAGGCGTTGCCGCCTTCATGGAGAAACGGACGCCGAATTTTACCGGAAGATGA
- the pcaF gene encoding 3-oxoadipyl-CoA thiolase, whose product MSQAYICDAIRTPIGRYAGALSSVRADDLAAIPIKALMDRNPGVDWDRVDDVILGCANQAGEDNRNLARMAGLLAGLPQSSGGVTLNRLCGSGMDAVAMAARVIRGGEAEMVIAGGSESMSRAPFVMAKATSAFDRNAEIYDTTIGWRFVNPKMKSVYGDDTMPSTGENVADAWKVSRTDQDAFAVRSQDKAARAQQNGRLAAEIVPVSIPQRKGDPLIVERDEHPRQASVEALAKLKPIVRTDGTVTAGNASGVNDGAAAMIVASEAVAQANGLTPRARILGGAVVGVEPRIMGIGPAPASQKLLARLGLTIADMDVIEINEAFAAQALPVLRELGLPDDAPHVNPNGGAIALGHPLGMSGARLLLTATEELQRTGGRYALCAMCIGVGQGIATVIERV is encoded by the coding sequence ATGTCCCAAGCCTATATTTGCGATGCGATCCGCACGCCCATCGGCCGCTATGCGGGCGCGCTGTCTTCTGTCCGCGCCGACGATCTCGCCGCCATTCCGATCAAGGCTTTGATGGACCGCAATCCCGGCGTCGATTGGGACAGGGTCGATGACGTGATCCTCGGCTGCGCCAATCAGGCGGGCGAGGACAATCGCAACCTCGCGCGCATGGCGGGTCTCCTTGCAGGCCTTCCGCAATCCTCGGGCGGCGTCACCCTCAACCGCCTCTGCGGCTCCGGCATGGACGCCGTCGCCATGGCGGCGCGCGTCATTCGGGGCGGCGAGGCGGAGATGGTGATCGCGGGCGGTTCGGAAAGCATGAGCCGCGCGCCCTTCGTCATGGCCAAGGCAACCAGCGCCTTCGACCGCAATGCCGAAATCTACGACACGACGATCGGTTGGCGCTTCGTCAATCCGAAGATGAAATCGGTCTATGGCGACGACACCATGCCGTCGACCGGCGAGAATGTCGCCGACGCCTGGAAGGTCAGCCGCACTGATCAGGACGCTTTCGCGGTCCGCAGCCAGGACAAGGCTGCCCGCGCCCAGCAAAATGGCCGCCTCGCCGCCGAGATCGTGCCCGTCTCCATCCCGCAGCGAAAGGGCGACCCCCTCATCGTCGAACGCGACGAGCATCCCCGCCAGGCCAGTGTCGAAGCCCTCGCCAAATTGAAGCCCATCGTCCGCACCGACGGCACGGTGACGGCGGGCAACGCCTCGGGCGTCAATGACGGCGCGGCGGCGATGATCGTCGCGTCGGAAGCTGTCGCGCAGGCGAACGGCCTCACGCCCCGCGCCCGCATCCTTGGTGGCGCGGTGGTCGGCGTCGAGCCGCGCATCATGGGCATCGGCCCCGCGCCCGCCTCGCAGAAACTGCTCGCCCGTTTGGGCCTCACCATCGCCGACATGGACGTGATCGAGATCAACGAGGCGTTCGCCGCCCAGGCGCTCCCCGTCCTGCGCGAACTCGGCCTCCCCGACGATGCGCCGCACGTCAATCCGAACGGCGGCGCCATCGCGCTCGGCCATCCCCTTGGCATGTCCGGCGCGCGCCTGCTCCTCACCGCGACGGAGGAACTCCAACGCACCGGCGGCCGCTACGCCCTCTGCGCCATGTGCATCGGCGTTGGACAGGGAATTGCGACCGTCATCGAACGGGTCTAA
- the paaA gene encoding 1,2-phenylacetyl-CoA epoxidase subunit PaaA, giving the protein MYTTELQKSASVASTEDADKLAAFEARVAADEFIEPKDWMPEAYRRTLVRQISQHAHSEIVGMLPEGNWITRAPSLRRKAILLAKVQDEAGHGLYLYSAAETLGTSREEMIEALHSGKAKYSTIFNYPTLTWADIGAIGWLVDGAAIMNQVPLQRTSYGPYARAMVRVCKEESFHQRQGYEIMMHLAAGTDAQKRMAQDALNRWWWPSLMMFGPPDENSPNTAQSMRWRIKRETNDELRQKFVDITVPQADAIGLTVPDPAVKWNEAKGGYDFGEVDWSEFYAVVKGEGPVAKERMAVRRKAWEDGAWIREAADAYAAKQAGKRKAA; this is encoded by the coding sequence ATGTATACGACCGAATTGCAAAAATCGGCGTCCGTCGCTTCGACAGAGGATGCGGACAAACTCGCGGCCTTCGAGGCGCGCGTCGCCGCCGACGAATTTATCGAGCCCAAGGATTGGATGCCGGAGGCCTATCGCCGCACGCTCGTCCGCCAAATCTCGCAGCACGCGCATAGCGAAATCGTCGGCATGCTGCCCGAGGGCAACTGGATCACCCGCGCGCCTTCATTGCGCCGCAAGGCGATCCTGCTCGCCAAGGTGCAGGACGAGGCGGGGCACGGCCTCTATCTCTATTCGGCTGCCGAGACATTGGGCACCAGCCGCGAGGAAATGATCGAGGCGCTGCATTCGGGCAAGGCCAAGTACAGCACCATCTTCAATTACCCGACGCTCACCTGGGCGGACATCGGCGCGATCGGCTGGCTGGTCGACGGCGCCGCGATCATGAACCAGGTGCCGTTGCAGCGGACGTCCTACGGCCCTTATGCCCGCGCCATGGTGCGGGTGTGCAAGGAAGAGAGCTTCCATCAGCGGCAGGGCTATGAGATCATGATGCATCTCGCGGCCGGCACGGATGCGCAGAAGCGCATGGCGCAGGACGCACTCAATCGCTGGTGGTGGCCGTCGCTGATGATGTTCGGCCCGCCAGACGAGAACAGTCCCAACACCGCCCAGTCGATGCGCTGGCGGATCAAGCGCGAGACCAATGACGAGCTGCGCCAGAAGTTCGTCGACATCACCGTGCCGCAAGCGGACGCCATCGGCCTCACCGTTCCCGATCCAGCTGTGAAATGGAACGAGGCGAAGGGCGGCTACGATTTCGGCGAGGTCGACTGGTCGGAATTCTATGCCGTGGTGAAGGGCGAAGGCCCGGTCGCCAAGGAGCGCATGGCCGTCCGCCGCAAGGCCTGGGAAGACGGGGCCTGGATCCGCGAGGCGGCGGATGCTTATGCAGCCAAGCAGGCAGGGAAGAGGAAGGCGGCGTGA
- the paaB gene encoding 1,2-phenylacetyl-CoA epoxidase subunit PaaB, translating to MSKDWPLWEVFVRSKGGLSHRHVGSVHAPDAEIALRHARDTYTRRMEGVSLWVVPSAAIVASDPADDGAMFEPAEDKIYRHPTFYNIPDDVKHI from the coding sequence ATGAGTAAGGATTGGCCCCTCTGGGAAGTATTCGTCCGGTCGAAAGGCGGTCTCTCCCACCGCCATGTCGGCAGCGTCCACGCACCCGATGCGGAGATCGCGCTGCGCCACGCCCGCGACACCTATACGCGGCGGATGGAAGGGGTGAGCCTGTGGGTCGTTCCCTCCGCCGCGATCGTCGCCTCCGATCCCGCCGATGACGGCGCGATGTTCGAACCGGCGGAAGACAAGATCTATCGCCACCCGACCTTCTACAATATTCCCGACGACGTGAAGCACATCTGA
- the paaC gene encoding 1,2-phenylacetyl-CoA epoxidase subunit PaaC, whose translation MATIAQDQALFDYLLRLGDDALVLGQRLSEWTGACPTVEVDLSLANMALDLIGQATHFLDAAGKVEGQGRDGDKLAFHRDVLDYRNCLLVEQPNGDFARTMARQFLFSTWQKMLFDALTASKDELIAAVAAKAVKEVTYHQELAQEWVIRLGDGTDDSHVRMQDGFEWLWRFVPELFEMDGVAVEMAERGIGADVMAFREDYDRQVRAVIEEATLTVPHDQRPILGGRQGHHSEHLGHLLAQMQFLPRAYPDATW comes from the coding sequence ATGGCGACCATCGCGCAGGACCAGGCTCTGTTCGACTATCTCCTGCGCCTCGGCGACGATGCCTTGGTGCTCGGCCAGCGTCTGTCCGAATGGACGGGGGCTTGTCCCACGGTCGAGGTGGATCTCAGCCTCGCCAACATGGCGCTCGACCTCATTGGGCAGGCGACCCATTTCCTTGACGCGGCCGGCAAGGTCGAAGGGCAGGGCAGGGACGGTGACAAACTCGCCTTCCACCGCGACGTGCTCGATTACCGCAATTGCCTGCTCGTCGAGCAACCGAATGGCGACTTCGCCCGCACCATGGCGCGGCAGTTCCTTTTCTCGACTTGGCAGAAGATGCTGTTCGACGCGCTCACCGCATCGAAGGACGAGCTGATTGCCGCCGTCGCCGCCAAAGCGGTCAAGGAAGTCACCTATCACCAGGAGCTCGCCCAGGAATGGGTGATCCGCCTTGGTGACGGCACGGACGACAGCCACGTCCGCATGCAGGACGGCTTCGAGTGGCTTTGGCGCTTTGTGCCGGAATTGTTCGAAATGGATGGGGTCGCCGTGGAAATGGCGGAGCGCGGAATTGGGGCGGACGTGATGGCCTTTCGCGAGGATTATGACCGGCAAGTCCGGGCCGTGATCGAGGAAGCGACCCTCACTGTGCCGCACGACCAGCGCCCGATCCTCGGCGGTCGTCAGGGCCACCACAGCGAACATCTCGGCCATCTCCTCGCCCAGATGCAGTTTTTGCCCCGCGCTTATCCCGACGCGACATGGTGA
- the paaD gene encoding 1,2-phenylacetyl-CoA epoxidase subunit PaaD codes for MVIVDDHDRSKALPVDGGGLGGGDASGSTPPYVEDHPHPASPIEGEGQIWEVLASVPDPEVPAVSIVDLGIVRDVRPDRVALTPTYTGCPATQVIETMVRIALDKAGFENVQIETTLSPPWTTDWITPEGREKLRAYGISPPVPAGSRAVECPQCGSSHTQEVSRFGSTPCKALWRCRDCLEPFDHFKCH; via the coding sequence ATGGTGATTGTAGACGATCATGACCGCTCAAAAGCCCTCCCCGTCGATGGGGGAGGGTTGGGTGGGGGTGATGCTTCCGGAAGCACTCCGCCCTATGTCGAAGATCACCCCCACCCAGCCTCCCCCATCGAGGGGGAGGGGCAGATTTGGGAAGTGTTGGCGAGCGTTCCTGACCCTGAGGTGCCCGCCGTCTCCATCGTCGACCTCGGCATCGTCCGCGACGTGAGGCCGGATCGCGTGGCCCTCACCCCGACCTATACCGGCTGCCCCGCCACCCAGGTCATCGAAACGATGGTCCGCATCGCCCTCGACAAAGCCGGGTTCGAAAACGTCCAAATCGAAACAACCCTCTCCCCGCCCTGGACGACCGACTGGATCACCCCGGAAGGCCGCGAAAAGCTTCGTGCCTACGGCATCTCCCCCCCGGTCCCCGCCGGAAGCCGCGCCGTGGAATGCCCGCAATGCGGATCGTCCCATACCCAGGAGGTGAGCCGCTTCGGTTCGACCCCTTGCAAAGCCTTGTGGCGCTGCCGCGACTGCCTCGAGCCCTTCGACCATTTCAAATGCCATTGA
- the paaE gene encoding 1,2-phenylacetyl-CoA epoxidase subunit PaaE: MSVSFHTLKIAEIVPETPEARSIRFAVPDALRETFRFKPGQHLTLIADIGGEEVRRNYSLCTAPNEDMLAVTVKRIPGGLFSNWAADNLKPGDSIAVMAPHGSFTYAFEPGQARTYAAFAAGSGITPILSLLKTALAVEPESRFTLFYGNSHSGSVIFLEELARLKNRYMGRLQVHHFLSQEAEDVDLFNGRLDRAKCDEILETLIDPAEVDAFFICGPGPMMDAAEQALQARNVPHDHIHIERFTAGRPSAALQAEIHALQEKAQGLQMRVTLDGRTRQVPFDAAAGNILDSAREAGLPAPFACKAGVCATCRAKVISGEVEMAARYGLTDEEIVAGYVLTCQSVPKGEGVEVDYDA; the protein is encoded by the coding sequence ATGAGCGTCAGTTTCCACACCCTCAAGATCGCGGAGATCGTCCCGGAAACGCCCGAAGCGCGCTCGATCCGTTTCGCGGTGCCCGACGCGCTGCGCGAAACCTTCCGTTTCAAGCCTGGTCAACATCTCACCCTCATCGCCGACATTGGCGGCGAGGAAGTGCGGCGTAACTATTCGCTCTGCACAGCGCCGAATGAAGACATGCTCGCGGTCACGGTAAAGCGGATTCCGGGCGGTCTTTTTTCGAATTGGGCTGCCGACAACCTGAAGCCTGGCGACAGCATCGCCGTCATGGCGCCGCACGGCAGCTTCACCTACGCCTTCGAACCTGGCCAGGCGCGCACTTACGCCGCCTTCGCCGCGGGCTCCGGCATCACGCCGATCCTCTCATTGCTCAAAACGGCGCTCGCCGTCGAGCCGGAGAGTCGCTTCACGCTCTTCTACGGCAACAGCCACAGCGGCTCGGTCATCTTCCTGGAGGAGCTGGCGCGCCTCAAGAACCGTTATATGGGCCGCCTCCAGGTCCATCATTTCCTCTCCCAGGAGGCGGAGGATGTCGACCTCTTCAACGGCCGCCTCGACCGCGCCAAATGCGACGAGATTCTGGAAACCCTGATCGATCCGGCGGAGGTCGACGCTTTCTTCATCTGCGGCCCCGGCCCGATGATGGACGCGGCGGAACAGGCGCTACAAGCTAGGAATGTGCCGCACGACCATATCCACATCGAACGTTTTACCGCCGGGCGCCCCTCCGCCGCGCTCCAGGCCGAAATCCACGCGCTTCAGGAAAAAGCGCAAGGCCTGCAAATGCGCGTTACTCTCGACGGCCGCACTCGTCAGGTGCCTTTCGACGCGGCGGCCGGCAACATCCTCGACAGCGCGCGCGAGGCTGGCCTCCCCGCGCCCTTCGCCTGCAAGGCGGGCGTTTGCGCGACCTGCCGGGCAAAAGTCATATCCGGTGAAGTCGAAATGGCCGCCCGCTACGGCCTGACCGACGAGGAAATCGTGGCTGGCTATGTCCTTACCTGCCAGTCCGTGCCGAAGGGCGAAGGGGTCGAGGTCGACTACGACGCTTAA